One part of the Pelodiscus sinensis isolate JC-2024 chromosome 16, ASM4963464v1, whole genome shotgun sequence genome encodes these proteins:
- the LOC142818601 gene encoding uncharacterized protein LOC142818601 has protein sequence MSQPSEGSQPSTAPHDQPGGSREPARGRKRRAPAWSSAEIVDLIEVWGEASNVHDLRTSHRNAAVYGRMAASLAARGHQRSQEQVRCKIKDLRQSYSRACLPGADPEAFPHFHALDRILGPHAVPAPRDVIDPGAEGPLLETEEEEEGSESQEPAASLPRTQDPRGTPQSHSPASSEAGEASTSAAPGPAGRTTPPAAAARARASRTARNQEDYQRRHLRFLDRQLRLQDHWVQEDLRLRQRSLEALEEQGRALRGHLQSLLDRFPFPPPPAPPLAPPLSPPLAPPASAPASAPASSAPPVLSAPPSTTIPHRRPRTRSVARRERQPDSHP, from the exons atgagccagccatccgagggttcccagccctccactgctccccacgaccagcctggcggctcccgggagcctgcccgggggcgcaaaaggcgggcgcccgcctggtcaagtgcggagatcgtggacctcatcgaggtttggggggaagcctccaatgtccacgatctccgcactagccaccggaacgcggccgtctacggacgcatggctgccagtctggccgccaggggccaccagcgcagccaggagcaggtgcgctgcaaaattaaggacttgcggcagtcctactcccgggcctgcctgccaggggctgacccggaggccttcccccacttccatgccctggaccgcatcctggggcctcatgccgtccctgccccccgggacgtgattgaccccggggcagagggaccgctcctggagacggaggaggaggaggagggctctgagagccaggagcctgccgccagccttcccaggacccaggacccccgaggcaccccacagagccactcgcctgcatcatcagaggccggggaggcgtccacct ctgcagcaccggggcctgcagggcgcaccacaccgcctgcagcagccgcccgcgcccgggcaagcaggacagccaggaaccaggaggactaccagaggcggcatctccggttcctggaccgacagctccgtctccaggaccactgggtccaggaggacctcaggctgcgccagaggagtctggaggccctggaggagcagggccgtgccctgcgaggccacctccagagcctgctggaccgctttccatttcctcctccccctgctccccctcttgctccccctctttctccccctcttgctccccctgcttccgctcctgcttctgctcctgcttcctccgcaccccctgtcctctctgcccccccctccacaaccattccccaccgacgcccccggacccgcagtgtggcgagacgggagaggcagccggactcccacccctga